CAGCGCTAATGATCTTTTCTATCTTGCAATCAGGGCTTTCGTTTAGGGACACAGCCAAACCTCTGTTATTGGTTATACGTCAATCGTTTAGGGGTTGCGCCGCTCGTTTCGTATGACGTTAGTCGGCCTACGGCTCGTAGAGCTTTCCGAGCCGTAGGCTCTACAAGCCGGAGGCCTACGCTAGGTGGCAATCAGTTTGAGCTGATCAGGGATCAAGTACCACCGAAGGCGGCCCGAGTGTGTGGGCAGTTCGTCAACGTCAATTCGGCAGCACCCACCCATCTCAAACTGCACTGCTGCCTTAGCGTCCTGTGTGAGCAAGAAGGATGCCACCTCAGCCACCGATGGGAGGTGTCCTGCAATGAGCACACGCTTCGCACCTGAAAGCTCGGACAATGCCTGAATCGTCTCTTCAGGCGGTGTCATGGCTTTAACCTTTGGTGTTTCGACGATTTTTTCCAAAGGAAATCCGACTTCTTCTGCCACAATGGCTGCTGTCTGCTTGGAGCGCTTCTTGGGACTTGACAAAATCGCATCAAAGGGCACGCCCATCTTTTTAAGGGCCTGGCCACTGGCATGAATCCTTGCTTCCCCCTCAGGGTTTAGCCCTTCCTCTGGGTCCTGGTCCTTTGGCAGGGCAGGGCCGTGTTGCATGAGATAGATTTCCATGTGATCACCTCCTGTTATTGAGACACTCTTCATTCACCGATAATCTTAACCAGCGCCCTCTTTTTCCTTCGACCATCAAACTCGCCATAGAAAATCTGTTCCCAGGTCCCGAAGTCCAGTTTTCCGTCTGTGACCGCTACGACAACCTCCCTGCCCATGATCTGTCTTTTCATGTGGGCGTCTGCATTGTCTTCACCCACATTATGCCTGTACTGTGAGACAGGCTCATGGGGCGCCAATTTCTCCAACCACACATCATAGTCGTGGTGTAGTCCGGATTCGTCATCGTTTATAAACACGGAAGCCGTTATGTGCATGGCGTTTACTAGCACAAGGCCCTCTCTGATGCCACTTTCTCTGAGGCATTCCTTAACCTGTGGGGTGATGTTGACAAAGGCTCGTCTTGTTGGCACGTTGAACCAAAGCTCTTTTCGATAATTTTTCATCTCCTTCATCTCCTCTAATTGCTTTGTGCATCGATAGGCCCTGGCAGAGGGACATGCCTTTGGGACCTTATAACAGAAACCGCGTCGTCCTTGCAACACCTTGCCGAGTTTGCGTCACGGCAACGTCAAAGTTGTATTTCTGACGAGCATCAAAATTCCCCTTTGAAAAGGAAAATTATTTATGTTACCCCCCTTTGGGAAAGGTTGGCAAGGGGGATTTTAGGAACGAGGCAATTCTTATTGTAAAACATTATGTTAAACATTGACGTGCTGTTATCTTCATGAAACATTCAAAAAAGATAATAGATGTGGTATGAAAAAAAGGTGAGGTTATGAAAACAGGAAGACGCCTGATTTTATGCACCATAGCAATGGTTTTCTGTGCCGCTGTGTTGGGCCTTCATGCGGAATCCCTCCAGGCTACCGGAGGCAAGGACAATGAGCTTGCCTGGCTGGGGGTTTCCGTGGGGAAGGTCGAAGCCAAGGATGAAAGGAAGTTTGATCTGCGTCCCGGCAAAGGCGTGCTGGTCACGGTAGTGGCAGACGATTCGCCTGCCGATAAGGTGGACTTGGAAGCAGGAGACATCATTCTTTCTTTGGATGGAGCAAAAATAAAGAGTCCCGGACATTTCTATAGGATGATCCGCAGGAAAAACCCTGGTGACACCATTCTGCTGGAGGTCATTCATGATGGCAAGAAGAAAAGGTTAAAAGTCGCATTAGGGGCCCATGACGGAGACGAAGATCCTTTTGAGTTTTTCAGGCGATGGCCACGAATGTTCTGGTCTGTCTGGGACGATAGACCTTACATGGGGGTTATTTTACAGGATTTGAATGAAGACCTGGCCGGATATTTCGGGGTGGAGCCTGGTGAGGGCGTGCTGATTAGTGACGTGGAGGAAGGAAGTCCGGCAAAGGAAGCAGGTTTGAAGTCGGGAGACATCTTGACACGGATAGAAGGTGAGAAAGTGGGGTCCTCAGATGATGTGCGGGACATTTTGAGGGATTACGCCCCTGGGGACGAAATTGAAGTGACGATGATTCGCTCTGAAAAGAAGAGCAAAGCCAAAGTCAAGTTGAGGCAGTCTCGTTTTCAGGAGGACTTGGACAGCCTGAAAGAGTTTTGGAAAAAACTTGAAAGACAAAGGGATATCCTCCAACGCGAGCTGCATCGTTTGCGCGAATGGGTGGGGGTCAATGGAGGTGCATGAGCCATGAGCGCTACGGTTGTATATTGTGATAGCCTGGAAGTTTCCTTGGCCATCGGACCAGACATTGTGGAGATCACTGGCCAGCTCTCTTCAATGGCCCGGAGGGCCGGCATAAAAAATGGCACTCTACATGCCTCTGTTATTGGCTCAACAGGGTCACTCACAACGATTGAGTATGAGCCTGGCGTTGTTGAAGATCTGAAAAGGGCTATCACGCGACTCGCGCCTCCGGGCATGGAGTATGAGCACGAAAAGGCGTGGCATGATGGCAATGGCCACAGCCACGTGCAGGCAGCCTTGCTGGGTCCTTCGCTTGTAATTCCAGTGCGCAAGTGCGCATTGGCCCTTGGAACGTGGCAGCAGGTTGTGGTCATCAACCACGACAACCGCCCACGCCAAAGGTCGATAGAGGTCACGGTGATTGGCACGTAGCTTGCAAACTTATCATCTGATTCATCGACAGGGCGCCCTTCCCCTCTTGCGACCGTGTGAGACCAGAGACCTCACGGGCAGAGGAAACGGGATCTTTGTTTTCGGATTGTTAGATGTCTTCTTCAAAGCATAAAGTGGATCCGGCCGTGCCTTTGACGAACCAACCTCCTCAGATAATTCAGGGGGCGTCAATCTCTACCCGAAAGGTTCAAACCCTTACCGATATCCTTCGTCTCCTTGAAAAAGATAAGGCCATATCAGTGTGGTTGGACTCGGGCAAGAATCGGAACCCGGAACTATTTGCTATCCTGGCAGATGAACTCTCCGATTCTGAGAGGAAAGCCCTTACACAGGTTACCGACGTCGTTGTTCACACCCGGGAAAATTTGGCAAAAAGGGTCGCGGAGCTTGAGAAAGAAAACAAGTCCCTGAGGTCTTTGAGCCTCACTGACGGACTCACCGACCTTTACAATTATCGTTTTTTTGCTAAACAGCTTGAGGTTGAGATGGCTCGAACCAGACGGACGGGCCAGCCTTGCTCGCTTATGATGACAGACTTGGATGACTTTAAACTCTTGAACGACACTCTGGGCCACGATGAGGGAAACAAATTTTTGGTGAAGGTATCGGAAGTAATAGGCGAAAAGCTGAGGCCGACGGATATCCTGTGCCGATATGGAGGCGATGAATTCGCGGTGATTATGCCGGCTACCACCTTGTTTGACGCTTTGCGTATCGCTCAAAGGCTGAGGGAGTCGGTTGTCATGATACCGGCAAAGCTGGACAACCCCTTTTCTGTCAGTATAGGACTGGCAGAGTATGATCCATCTTGCGGACAAGAAATGAGTGTTTTTGTTAACATGGCCGATAAGGCGCTTTACAGGGCCAAGGAAGGCGGCAAGAACAGGGTTTGTTACGAAGGAAAGCTCCCGGAAGTCGGCAAGGTGGCGCCTGTGACTCAGGACGAGAGAGCCATTCTCCTTAGGAGGGATGACAAGAAGGGACGATAAACATCAATTCAACTCAGAAAGGTCGAGTATCGCCAATGCAGTCAAAAGAGCCTGTTATCACCTCTATTGCAAGCGGAAAAGGAGGTGTGGGAAAAACGTTCATTACTGCCAACCTCGCAGCTTGCCTTGTGAGGAAGGGAAGAAAAGTCCTTGTGGTGGACTGTGATTTGGGCCTTGCCAATATGGATATCCTCCTGGGGATCACGCCTATGTTTACACTGCAAGATGTGGTTTTCGGAGACCAGACTATTCAAGATGTGATCACTTCCACCAAGGCGGGGTTTGACCTGCTTCCGGCCAGTTCCGGCGTGAAGGAGATGGGCCAACTGCTTTACGAGAAGATCCAGATGATAAAGAGCGCTCTTAGCTCCATTTTTCCAAATTATGATGAGGTCCTTCTGGATACTGGCGCAGGGATCTCGGAGGTCGTGCTTCAGTTTAGTCTATTTGCCCCCAGGAATATCATTGTGCTGAACAAAGAGCCGACCAGTTTGACAGACGCCTATGCAGTCATCAAGGTCATGCACCAGCGGTTTGACAGGACATCCTTTGGGATCATTGTCAATTCAGCAAGGGACGAAAAGGAAGCGGATCGGCTTTTCGGCCATATTGATACGGTCTGCAGGGACTTCTTGGGCATTTCCTTGCACTATCTCGGCCACATTGTCAGCGACGAGGCAATCCCGGGGTCTATTGTGAACCAGAAGATTTTGGTACAGACCCACCCGAACTCCAGGGTTGGAATCAATTGCTTCAACATTGCCAGAGCCGCTTCCAACTGGAAGCCACAAGCCGTGGCCACAGAGGGGCCTGCGGCTAAATAGCCCCAATGCCGGAAGAATAAAGGAGGATGGCATGGAACTATGCTTTGCTTTTAGCACTGATGATGGGGAGGACATGATCAAGGAGCACGCGGGCCAGGCCAAGTTTTTTGACGTCTACAAGTTTTCCGACGGGGAAGCCACGTTTCTGGGAAGAAGGGACAATTCGAAGTACAAGGGCGATGAGGCCATGAAGCACGGTGATCCGAAAAAGGCAAAGGCGACCATGGAGGCGTTGAAAAATGTAGATGTATTGGTAGCCAGGGTGTATGGCCCGAATTTGCCAAGGCTGTTGAAGAAGTTCCTCTGTGTCGTTATTAGGACCAAGAAGATCACTGATGCGATTGAAATCGTGAAAGAAAACATGGGAAAGATTCAGGATGAATACCAAAAGGGCGAATCACGAAAGCACTTGGTTTTAACGGCATAGAAGGCACCAGAAGGATTTTTGCCTGAGTCACTTATGCGTGCATTACTCTTTTCTTCACGACTGACTGTTTTGCTTATGGCCCTCACTTTCCTTATGGTGGCGCCTCCGTCTTCTGCCTTCCCTGCCCAAGAAGGCGCTTATCTTGTTTTTCATAATTTCTCCCCTCCAGAATCCCTAACCCTGTGCGGTGAGCCAATGCCCCTTGAAAACCGCCGCGTTTGGGAAATGCTTGACCGTGAATTTACCATAACTGTCTGGGACCGAGCCCAAGTGTTCATGTGGCTTAAGCGGTCAGGACGTTATTTCCCATACGTGGAAAGGAGGCTGGCCGAGGAGGGCATGCCTGACGACCTGAAGTACCTTGCGGTGGCTGAGAGTTCTCTTCTCACGCATGCCCGATCCAGCGACGGCGCCAGGGGACCATGGCAGTTAATGACCCGTACTGCCCGATCCAATGGCATTCGCAAGGACCACACCATGGACGAACGGCTGGACATCGAGCAGGCCACTGAGGTGGCCATTAAGTACCTTAAGCGTCTTAAGGATAAGTTCGGTACGTGGACATTGGCGTTAGCCGCATACAATTGCGGAGAAGGATCTCTGAAAAGAGAAATGAAGAAGCAGGGAGTCACTGACTACTACAGGCTCAACCTGCCCCTTGAGACCGAGCGATTCATCTTCCGCATTGCGGCTATCAAGATTGTTATGGACAATCCGATGCGCTATGGATACAGCCTGCCAAAGGAAGAGATCTACAGACCTATCGAGTGCGATACCGTGTCGGTCAACATCCGGGTCCCCCTCCACATAACGGATGTTGCCCAAGCCCTTGGCACGGACTTTAAAGTTCTCAGGGAGCTCAATCACAAGATCCCCGGCTATTATCTGCCCACCGGATCTTACACAATTAAGGTTCCGTCCGGGCAGGGTTCCAAGATGGCCGATGTTCTGAATGATCTCACCAAAGTCGCTTCCCGTCGCATGCAACATGATTCCTATTATGTGGTTCGGAGGGGCGACACCTTGAACCATATTGCCAGACGAAGGAAGGTCACTGTAGCGACCCTAAAAAAACTCAACAGCATCCAAGGTTCTCTGATCATGGTGGGGCAAAGGCTCCGGCTGATCCCTTAGCTCATTGCCTCCAGCATTTCAGTCTCTCCATGACTCAGCAATCGGTCTGTGCCGAGCAGAATTCTTACCCCTTTTTCAGTCTTGGCCATGCCAAGGATCACTTCTGTGTCCACGTCGACTCCAAACGATGGAGTCTTTTCAATATCTTCGCCTGTGAGGTTCAGAACCTCGGAGACCGAGTCGACCACCATGCCAACTTCCATCTTGTCGGAATTCCCATTGACCTCCACAATAATAATACATGTTCGCTCATTATAGCCCAACTCTTCCAGGCCAAACTTAAGCCTCAGATCGATCACCGGAATCACCTTATTCCGCAGATTGATGACTCCTTTAAAAAAAGGAGGAGTTTGTGGTATAGTACGTATGGGCGTCATCCCGATGATCTCTTTTACAGAGGTGATACTGATACCGTACTCTTGATGGTCCAGAGCGAAGATAAGATTTTTTCCTTCCTGTGCCAACATGTTCTTTGTATCAAGATCGCTTGTGTGGCGATCAACAATCCTTGATACGACTTTGGACAGGTCATGGAAGTTGGACGAGCGTCTGACTGAACCAGCGGTATCACAAGCAACCTCGGCAAACCGCGTGTCCACAAAATTTTTCAGATCAATCAATGTCCCGACACCCATTTCCTCGACCATGTATCGCTGAATCCTATCGAGGTCTTCAATGACGGGAAATAGATCATCTGTCTTTATCCCTTGAGGTTCTTTAAGGACATTCTTTAGTACTGGAACCTTGAGACCCAATATGTTTTGAGGATCCAAAAAATCAACGGCGATTTCTGCGGCTTTGTCCGGTCGTTGAGCAATGAACTGCCCGGACTGTACCAACATTGTGGTGAGTTCCTGGACCACCTCAGGATGGGCGTTGATAAGTTCGTCTCGCACTGCAACTACACAACAGGGATGATATTGCCAAAGCTCTGCCGAAAGAAACATAAGATCTCCACTGTTTGCCGCGATGGCCTTCGTGCCCAAAGGCTCTGCTACAGTGTATCCACCTACCTCAGGATTTTTTGCCAGAAACTCCGGCATCTTGACTGGTGGGACTACCTCAAAGCAGACATCGACGCCTTCCTGGCCTGCTACTCCCGGCTTGAGACCGAGCTGTCGCAAGAACATCGTTGAAAGCATGTGATGAATCGAAAGCATATGAGGGATGTAAAAGCTCTTACCTTTAAAAAACTGTTGTAGAGATCCTTTGTTTGAACCTTTCTTGTTGCTCACGCAGATACTGCCGTTTTTGTGGGCCAAAAGAACCAATTTTATCGGCACATGGAAACTGAAAAGATCCATGGCAATCGGGGCCAGAATGAAGGCCGCATCAATATCGCCCTTTTCGAGGGCTTTTTGCAGGGGGTTCCAACTCGACATGCATTGCGTTTCCAGTTCAAAATGCTTTGGGGCAAGCTTTTCGGTTGCAATCAAATGCTTTAAAACCCCGAGGGTTAGATGATCGGTGATCTGAATGTGGGCTACGCTCAATCGCACCTTTCCGGAAGCAGCCTTTTGGGGAAGCCTTGCTTTTCCGACATCTTCACCTTCACCATCCTTTTTTGCCCCAAAGGTTTCTTCAATCACGATTTTCAGCTCCTGTGCTGAAAATGGCTTGGTAATAAAACTACTTACACCTGCCTCTTTGGCCTTAAGAGTCTGTTTTTTTTCTGCCTGGGCCGTTGCCATAATGAAAGGCGCGTCCTTCCACTTTTCATCCGCCCTAACCCAAAGCAGCAGGTCATAGCCTCCCTTGTTGGGCATATTCCAGTCGCTGATAATAAGACGAACATCTTCGTCTTTTTGGAGCATCTGGATGGCCGCATCACCATCATCAGCTTCAACGATATTGGCGAAGCCCACTTCCTTGAGAATCTTCACTTCCATCTTCCGGGTAAGTTTGGAATCTTCGACCAACAGGATTTTCATTTCAAGATCTACCGTCATTTTGTTACCTCCCATGTCACCAAGACATTGACATTCCTTCTTTTTTCATTCACGGTTTTTAGCTCAAGACAGCGGCCTTAAAAAACTCGCCATCAATACGGACAACCTTTTGGATGGCGCCTGTCAGATCTTCGTCTTTCATCATTTTTGCCTCACTCGGTTTTACTGCTTGTGATACACAGTTGGCTTGATGTATTTGAAACCATGGTCAATACCCGTCAAGCTCTCTGAATGTCCAATAAGCAGGTAACCGCCGTCCACAAGACAATCATAGAACTTGTTGACCAGCATTTGTTGAGTCTGTTTGTTAAAGTAGATCATGACATTGCGGCAGAAAATAAAATTGAAAGTTCCTCGAAATGGAAAGGAGTCCATGAGATTGAACCGCTGAAATTTGATCATGTCCCTTATGGATCGTTTGACCCGAAAACGACCTTCCTGGCTTCCGTAGCCTTTCTGGAAATACTTCCTGAGTGTGGGTTTTGGGATTTTCGCGAGCCGATCCGAGCTGTAGATCCCGGTCTTTGCCCGTGCCAGAACCTTGGTGGAAATGTCAGTGGCTAGCATCTTCGTATCAAAAGGCTGGCTGTCGCCGAAGTATTCCAACACACATATGGCCAGAGAATAGGGCTCTTCACCACTGGAACATCCTGCACTCCATGCACGCAGCTTTTTGTAGCGTCCGTTTTCGGCAACACATGAAGGAAGAAGCGTGTTTTTTAAGAAATCAAAGTGCTTTTCCTCTCGAAAAAAGCTGGTTAGATTTGTGGAGACTGCGTCGAGCATCCTTACCAGCTCGTCTCCACTGTCATCTTCCAGCACGAAGTTGTAATAGGTCCGAAAATCCTTGAAACCTCCCTCACGCAGCCGCTTGCTCAGCCTGGCACGGACCAATTCTTTCTTGCCCCCGTGCAGTTCGATGCCGCACTTCTCATGAACCAGGGCGCTGAAACGCCAGAAATCGCGATCTGACAACTCTGAACCAATCACGCTGATGCTTCCTTAAGTCCGGTTGTTGTCTCTCCAATTTCAAGCAATCCTGCGACATCCAGGATAAGCCCCACGCGACCATCGGCCAGTATTGCTCCGCCGGCCATCCCCTTGACTTTCTTCAGTTGTTCTCCAAGGCTCTTGATCACCACTTCCTGTTTGCCAATCAGCTCATCCACCAGGAGGCATTTGCGCTGGCCGTCACTTTCCGCCACCACCACGATGGCCTCCCATGGATCCTTGTGCTGGGGCTCAAAATCAAAGACATCGTGAAGTCTGATCAACGGATGCAGATTATCCCGGATTTTGATCATCTCACCTTGGTTCACCACACTGTTATAGGCAGCTTTTTCCGGCCTGATGGATTCTACCACGGATATGGTTGGTATGATGAAATCCCTGTCTCCAGCCCGGACCATGATGCCGTCAATAATCGCCAGGGTCAGGGGCAGTTTCATCAGGATCGTTGTGCCCTGATCTTTGACCGAATCGACCTCCACCTTTCCCCGCATCTTTTCAACCGCGCGTTTTACCACGTCCATACCAACTCCCCGGCCTGACACATCGGTAACGTTCTCGGCGGTAGAAAAACCAGGCTGAAAGATCAGGCCGTAGACATCCTGATCAGACAATTCTTCTCCACAGGTTATCAGGTTTCGCTCGATGGCCCTGTTGATGATCTTTTCCCGGTCAAGACCCTGGCCGTCTTCTGAGATCTCAATGACGATATTGCCGCCCTTGTGATAAGCCTTCAACTTCACTGTTCCAGTCTCCGGCTTGCCGGCAGCCTTTCTGACCTCAGGTTTTTCAATGCCGTGGTCCACCGAGTTCCTCACCATGTGAACCAAGGGATCATAGATCTCGTCCACCATGTTGCGGTCTATTTCCGTGTCCTCACCGATCATCTCCAGGTGGACCGGTTTGCCGGATTTTTTCGAAAGATCGCGCACCAGTCGAATCATCT
This portion of the Deltaproteobacteria bacterium genome encodes:
- a CDS encoding YjbQ family protein produces the protein MSATVVYCDSLEVSLAIGPDIVEITGQLSSMARRAGIKNGTLHASVIGSTGSLTTIEYEPGVVEDLKRAITRLAPPGMEYEHEKAWHDGNGHSHVQAALLGPSLVIPVRKCALALGTWQQVVVINHDNRPRQRSIEVTVIGT
- a CDS encoding transglycosylase SLT domain-containing protein — its product is MRALLFSSRLTVLLMALTFLMVAPPSSAFPAQEGAYLVFHNFSPPESLTLCGEPMPLENRRVWEMLDREFTITVWDRAQVFMWLKRSGRYFPYVERRLAEEGMPDDLKYLAVAESSLLTHARSSDGARGPWQLMTRTARSNGIRKDHTMDERLDIEQATEVAIKYLKRLKDKFGTWTLALAAYNCGEGSLKREMKKQGVTDYYRLNLPLETERFIFRIAAIKIVMDNPMRYGYSLPKEEIYRPIECDTVSVNIRVPLHITDVAQALGTDFKVLRELNHKIPGYYLPTGSYTIKVPSGQGSKMADVLNDLTKVASRRMQHDSYYVVRRGDTLNHIARRRKVTVATLKKLNSIQGSLIMVGQRLRLIP
- a CDS encoding PDZ domain-containing protein, which translates into the protein MKTGRRLILCTIAMVFCAAVLGLHAESLQATGGKDNELAWLGVSVGKVEAKDERKFDLRPGKGVLVTVVADDSPADKVDLEAGDIILSLDGAKIKSPGHFYRMIRRKNPGDTILLEVIHDGKKKRLKVALGAHDGDEDPFEFFRRWPRMFWSVWDDRPYMGVILQDLNEDLAGYFGVEPGEGVLISDVEEGSPAKEAGLKSGDILTRIEGEKVGSSDDVRDILRDYAPGDEIEVTMIRSEKKSKAKVKLRQSRFQEDLDSLKEFWKKLERQRDILQRELHRLREWVGVNGGA
- the sixA gene encoding phosphohistidine phosphatase SixA, with protein sequence MEIYLMQHGPALPKDQDPEEGLNPEGEARIHASGQALKKMGVPFDAILSSPKKRSKQTAAIVAEEVGFPLEKIVETPKVKAMTPPEETIQALSELSGAKRVLIAGHLPSVAEVASFLLTQDAKAAVQFEMGGCCRIDVDELPTHSGRLRWYLIPDQLKLIAT
- a CDS encoding MinD/ParA family protein; translated protein: MQSKEPVITSIASGKGGVGKTFITANLAACLVRKGRKVLVVDCDLGLANMDILLGITPMFTLQDVVFGDQTIQDVITSTKAGFDLLPASSGVKEMGQLLYEKIQMIKSALSSIFPNYDEVLLDTGAGISEVVLQFSLFAPRNIIVLNKEPTSLTDAYAVIKVMHQRFDRTSFGIIVNSARDEKEADRLFGHIDTVCRDFLGISLHYLGHIVSDEAIPGSIVNQKILVQTHPNSRVGINCFNIARAASNWKPQAVATEGPAAK
- a CDS encoding YjbQ family protein, with the translated sequence MKNYRKELWFNVPTRRAFVNITPQVKECLRESGIREGLVLVNAMHITASVFINDDESGLHHDYDVWLEKLAPHEPVSQYRHNVGEDNADAHMKRQIMGREVVVAVTDGKLDFGTWEQIFYGEFDGRRKKRALVKIIGE
- a CDS encoding GGDEF domain-containing protein, translating into MSSSKHKVDPAVPLTNQPPQIIQGASISTRKVQTLTDILRLLEKDKAISVWLDSGKNRNPELFAILADELSDSERKALTQVTDVVVHTRENLAKRVAELEKENKSLRSLSLTDGLTDLYNYRFFAKQLEVEMARTRRTGQPCSLMMTDLDDFKLLNDTLGHDEGNKFLVKVSEVIGEKLRPTDILCRYGGDEFAVIMPATTLFDALRIAQRLRESVVMIPAKLDNPFSVSIGLAEYDPSCGQEMSVFVNMADKALYRAKEGGKNRVCYEGKLPEVGKVAPVTQDERAILLRRDDKKGR
- a CDS encoding protein-glutamate O-methyltransferase CheR encodes the protein MSVIGSELSDRDFWRFSALVHEKCGIELHGGKKELVRARLSKRLREGGFKDFRTYYNFVLEDDSGDELVRMLDAVSTNLTSFFREEKHFDFLKNTLLPSCVAENGRYKKLRAWSAGCSSGEEPYSLAICVLEYFGDSQPFDTKMLATDISTKVLARAKTGIYSSDRLAKIPKPTLRKYFQKGYGSQEGRFRVKRSIRDMIKFQRFNLMDSFPFRGTFNFIFCRNVMIYFNKQTQQMLVNKFYDCLVDGGYLLIGHSESLTGIDHGFKYIKPTVYHKQ
- a CDS encoding dinitrogenase iron-molybdenum cofactor biosynthesis protein, encoding MELCFAFSTDDGEDMIKEHAGQAKFFDVYKFSDGEATFLGRRDNSKYKGDEAMKHGDPKKAKATMEALKNVDVLVARVYGPNLPRLLKKFLCVVIRTKKITDAIEIVKENMGKIQDEYQKGESRKHLVLTA
- a CDS encoding chemotaxis protein CheW, whose amino-acid sequence is MTVDLEMKILLVEDSKLTRKMEVKILKEVGFANIVEADDGDAAIQMLQKDEDVRLIISDWNMPNKGGYDLLLWVRADEKWKDAPFIMATAQAEKKQTLKAKEAGVSSFITKPFSAQELKIVIEETFGAKKDGEGEDVGKARLPQKAASGKVRLSVAHIQITDHLTLGVLKHLIATEKLAPKHFELETQCMSSWNPLQKALEKGDIDAAFILAPIAMDLFSFHVPIKLVLLAHKNGSICVSNKKGSNKGSLQQFFKGKSFYIPHMLSIHHMLSTMFLRQLGLKPGVAGQEGVDVCFEVVPPVKMPEFLAKNPEVGGYTVAEPLGTKAIAANSGDLMFLSAELWQYHPCCVVAVRDELINAHPEVVQELTTMLVQSGQFIAQRPDKAAEIAVDFLDPQNILGLKVPVLKNVLKEPQGIKTDDLFPVIEDLDRIQRYMVEEMGVGTLIDLKNFVDTRFAEVACDTAGSVRRSSNFHDLSKVVSRIVDRHTSDLDTKNMLAQEGKNLIFALDHQEYGISITSVKEIIGMTPIRTIPQTPPFFKGVINLRNKVIPVIDLRLKFGLEELGYNERTCIIIVEVNGNSDKMEVGMVVDSVSEVLNLTGEDIEKTPSFGVDVDTEVILGMAKTEKGVRILLGTDRLLSHGETEMLEAMS